A section of the Triticum dicoccoides isolate Atlit2015 ecotype Zavitan chromosome 7A, WEW_v2.0, whole genome shotgun sequence genome encodes:
- the LOC119329048 gene encoding probable polygalacturonase — protein MASPQAPPLLLQILCFAVLLAATAVSARRHAPPQAGAAGQSTYMAPSCREHTASLLDFGGVGDGNTSNTAAFRKAVEHLSQYSGEGGGGGMLYVPAGRWLTAPFNLTSHFTLFLHADAVILGTQDVAQWPVIDPLPSYGRGRDHAGGRYASLVSGSNLTDVVITGNNGTIDGQGATWWSKYKSGKLKYTRGYLIELMHTDGVFISNVTLVNSPAWNIHPVYSRNIVVSGVTILAPTKSPNTDGINPDSCSQVRIEDCYVVSGDDCVAIKSGWDEYGIAVGMPSEHIVVRRLTCVSPTSAVIALGSEMSGGIRDVRAEDITAIGTESAVRIKTAVGRGAYVRDVYARRMRLDGMKRVFWMTGDYKSHPDDGYDKTAVPVVENISYQDVVATGVWKEAARMQGIQGAPFKGICMANVTAEMTKERKVSWNCADVEGVSTGVTPAPCEPLHGTHTGSCPFPTDTLAVDEITVQQCSYSIGTPASPASAAAAGMAN, from the exons atgGCGTCGCCGCAGGCGCCACCCCTCCTCCTCCAG ATCCTCTGCTTCGCCGTCCTCCTGGCGGCGACGGCGGTGTCGGCACGCCGGCACGCGCCGCCGCAAGCGGGCGCGGCGGGGCAGAGCACCTACATGGCGCCCAGCTGCCGGGAGCACACGGCGTCGCTGCTGGACTTCGGCGGGGTGGGCGACGGCAACACCTCCAACACGGCGGCGTTCCGCAAGGCGGTGGAGCACCTGTCGCAGTActctggcgagggcggcggcggcggcatgctcTACGTGCCCGCCGGCCGGTGGCTCACCGCGCCCTTCAACCTCACCAGCCACTTCACGCTCTTCCTCCACGCCGACGCCGTCATCCTCGGGACACAGGACGTGGCCCAGTGGCCGGTCATCGACCCGCTGCCCTCCTACGGCCGCGGCCGGGACCACGCCGGCGGCCGGTACGCGAGCCTCGTGTCCGGGTCCAACCTCACGGACGTGGTGATCACCGGCAACAACGGCACCATCGACGGGCAGGGCGCCACGTGGTGGTCCAAGTACAAGTCCGGCAAGCTCAAGTACACGCGCGGCTACCTCATCGAGCTCATGCACACCGACGGCGTCTTCATCTCCAACGTCACGCTGGTGAACTCGCCGGCGTGGAACATCCATCCGGTCTACAGCCGCAACATCGTGGTGTCCGGGGTGACCATCCTGGCGCCCACCAAGTCGCCCAACACGGACGGCATCAACCCGGACTCGTGCTCCCAGGTGCGCATCGAGGACTGCTACGTCGTCTCCGGCGACGACTGCGTGGCCATCAAGAGCGGCTGGGACGAGTACGGCATCGCCGTGGGCATGCCCAGCGAGCACATCGTGGTCCGCCGCCTCACCTGCGTGTCGCCCACCAGCGCGGTGATCGCGCTCGGCAGCGAGATGTCCGGGGGCATCCGGGACGTGCGCGCCGAGGACATCACCGCCATCGGGACCGAGTCGGCCGTGCGGATCAAGACGGCGGTCGGCCGCGGCGCGTACGTGCGTGACGTCTACGCGCGCCGGATGAGGCTCGACGGCATGAAGCGCGTCTTCTGGATGACCGGCGACTACAAGTCCCACCCCGACGATGGCTACGACAAGACGGCCGTGCCCGTCGTCGAGAACATCAGCTACCAGGACGTGGTGGCCACCGGCGTGTGGAAGGAGGCAGCGAGGATGCAGGGCATCCAGGGCGCGCCCTTCAAGGGCATTTGCATGGCCAACGTCACCGCAGAGATGACCAAGGAGAGGAAGGTGTCGTGGAACTGCGCCGACGTCGAGGGCGTGTCGACCGGCGTCACCCCGGCGCCATGCGAGCCGCTGCACGGCACCCACACCGGCTCCTGCCCGTTCCCCACCGACACGCTCGCCGTCGACGAGATCACCGTGCAGCAGTGCTCTTACTCTATCGGCACCCCCGCATCCCCTGCTTCTGCAGCAGCAGCAGGGATGGCCAACTAG
- the LOC119329700 gene encoding uncharacterized protein LOC119329700, with protein MDRAGGNQAGQVSKKGKKKHAKDESDRQKQAEKKRRRLEKALANSAAIISELEKKRQQKQEEQRRLDDEGAAIAEAVALHVLIGEDCDEPRQLRWNGHRGRGHRDDFVDHEPALGAQGAGADTYPYGSRSPLARASRSHMPQWRLTDCGMSGPFSFSSWERMGDFEGLYCKGTPCQTDQDTYCNGLVAATQAASPFGYGSEDPFPAHGTEGASSINIMLGGGTSNSLNIYRRQF; from the coding sequence ATGGACAGAGCTGGCGGTAACCAAGCAGGCCAAGTgtcgaagaaaggaaagaagaagcacGCGAAAGACGAGTCAGACCGGCAGAAGCAGGCTGAGAAGAAGAGGCGCCGGCTGGAGAAAGCGCTCGCAAACTCTGCTGCCATCATCTCGGAGCTGGAGAAGAAGCGGCAGCAGAAACAGGAGGAGCAGAGGAGGCTGGACGATGAAGGGGCCGCGATAGCCGAGGCGGTGGCCCTTCATGTCCTCATAGGCGAAGACTGCGATGAACCCCGTCAGCTGAGGTGGAACGGCCATAGAGGCCGCGGCCATCGGGACGATTTCGTGGACCACGAACCGGCTCTAGGCGCGCAAGGAGCAGGAGCAGATACCTATCCATATGGAAGCCGGTCGCCGCTGGCACGGGCCTCTCGTTCCCACATGCCCCAGTGGAGGCTCACCGACTGTGGCATGTCCGGGCCGTTCTCGTTCTCATCGTGGGAGCGAATGGGCGATTTTGAGGGGCTATACTGCAAAGGGACACCCTGCCAGACAGACCAAGACACTTACTGCAATGGCCTGGTAGCAGCAACCCAGGCCGCCTCTCCATTCGGATACGGTTCGGAGGATCCATTCCCTGCCCATGGAACGGAGGGGGCTTCCTCCATCAACATCATGCTGGGCGGTGGCACCAGCAACAGCCTGAACATCTACAGAAGACAATTCTAG